CGTCCACCACCGCCTCCTTCTGGCTCTGGTGGCGGTACAGGACCCGACCCTGGGCGTCACGGATCTCCGCGACGATGTAGGCCGGCTCCCGCACTCCGCCGCGGGCTAGGGTGGCGTAGGCGTCGGCGACCTGGAGGGGCGAGACGCCTTCGGTGAAGCTGCCCAGGGCCAGCGGCGCCACGTCCCGGTCGCGGTCGACCAGCGGGAGCCCCAGGCGCCGGCCGAACTCCCACGCCTGGTCCACGCCGACCAGCTGCACCGCCCGGACGGCGACGGTGTTGATCGACCGCTTCAGTCCGAAGCGGAAGGGGGTGTAGCCGAAGTAGCGCGGTTCGAAGTTGGCGATCACGTGGGTGCCGCCGCCCGAGGGGACCGCCACCGCCACGTCGTCCACCGCCGTGGCGGGCGTGTAGCCGGCGGCCAGCGCGGGGCCGTAGGCCGTGAGGGGCTTGGTCGCCGAGCCCAGGCCCCGTCGGCTGTCCTCGGCGAAGTTCCAGTCCCGGCCCCCCAACGGCTTCTCGTAGGAGCGGCCGCCGACCATGGCCACGATCTGGGCATTCTCCACGTCGATCAGCACCGCCGCCGCCTGCGGTCCGCGGTTGGGATCGTCGGGGGTCGGCATCGGGTAGCCCAGGGCTCGCAGGTGCTCCTGCTGGGCGCGGTAGGCGGCCCGCTGCAGCTCCGGGTCGACGGTGGAATGGATGCGCAGGCCGCCTTGGTAGAGCAACTCGCGCGCGCGCGCCTGGGCTGCCGCCGCGTCCAGGCCGTGGGTCGCGCGCAGCTGCTCCGCCAGCACCCGCTCCGTCTCCTCGATGATGTAGTCCACCACGTGACCGAACACGTCCTGGTCGGGGCGCGGACTCTGGGTGTTCACCTTGGGCCGGTTGGCCAGGACGTCCTCCTCGAGGGCCGCTTGGTACTGCTCCTCGGTGATGTAGCCGAGCTGCCGCATCTTGGCCAGCACCAGGCGCTGGCGCTCCTTCCAGCGCCCGTGCTCGGCACGCTCGCGGTCTTCCTTGGACGGCTCCTCCCCGGGGTCGGGGATGGGCGGCGGCGGGTAGGCCGACGGGTTCTTGGGGATCCCGGCCAGCACCGCGGCCTCGGCGATGGTGAGCTCCTCGACGGGCTTGCCGAAGTAGGTGTAGGAGGCCGCCTGGATGCCGTAGGCGCCGTTACCGAAGTAGATCTGGTTCAGGTACATCTCCAGGATCTCGTCCTTGGTGAACCGGCGCTCCAGCTCGATGGCCAGGATCGCCTCCTGGATCTTCCGCCGCCAGGTGCGCTCCTGGGTCAGGAAGGCGCTCCGGGCCAGCTGCTGGGTGATGGTGCTGGCCCCCTGCAGGTGACCCCCGCGCAGGTTGTTGATCACCGCGCGGGCGATGCCGATGGGGTCGACCCCGAAGTGCTCGTAGAACCGCTCGTCCTCGATGGCGATGAAGGCGTTGCGCACGTGCTCGGGGATCCGCTCCAGCGGCACGACGATGCGGTTCTCGGGGCCCTGGATCTCCGTCAGCAGCTCGCCGTGGCGGTCGTAGATGAAGGAGGTCTGCGCCACCTGGGGCCGCAGGGCGGTGATGGGGCCCATGGCGCGCACCGCGCCCACCATGAACCCGGCCGCCAGCATGGTGCCGCTGATGCCGAAGAGGAACACCAGGAACAGGAACAGCCGCATCCAGCGCACGCGCCGCCACCAGGGGTTGCGTCGCCGGGGGCCACGGCCGCCGGCCCCCGATCCGTGGGGATAACCGGCCACGCAGGTCCCTCCCCCTCCGGATGCTCTCCTCCGGGCCCCGCGTCCGCCCCCTCGGCCACCGGGACAGGCCGGCGACCGGCGGGGGCCGGTTCGTCCTGCCGATTATACCATGGCGATGTTGCAGGGCCGGGGCGGGCCCGGTCGCCCTCCACCCTCCGGGGCCGCGCCGGTCCCCGCGCCGGTCCCCGCCCGGCTCGCCTTGTCAGTCCGTACCGGTTATATTACGTTCGTGCCAGCGCCGCGCCGGCCGGGGCGCCGGGGTCGTCCCGTCGCCGCCGTGTCCCCTGTCCCCCGGGTCGCGGCCCCGCGCCCAGGGGGTCGGGGCTGGGGCGCCGCCCGGCCGGTGGGGCGGCGGGTCGGCGGAGCGCGGCTTGGGGCCGCGCGGGTCCGCCTCTGCGGCCCTGCCCGGGACGCGGCGACGCGGCGGACGCGGGGAAGGAATCCCAGCGGGAAGGAAGGGGTACGGGGGAAGGCCATGGCCCGACGCGCCGAGACGGCCCTCTCGCCCCGCGAGCAGCTGGAGGTGCTGCGGCGCGGGGCGGCGGAGATCGTCACCGAGAACGAGCTGCTGCGGAAGCTCGAGCGTTCCGTCCGCACCGGGCGTCCGCTCCGGGTCAAGCTCGGCCTCGACCCCACGGCACCCGACCTGCACCTGGGGCACACCGTGGTCCTGCGCAAGCTGCGCCAGTTCCAGGACCTGGGCCACCAGGTGGTGCTGATCATCGGCGACTTCACCGGACGCATCGGCGACCCCACGGGCAAGTCGGTGACCCGGCCCCAGTTGACGGAGGAGCAGGTGCGGGAGAACGCGCGGACGTACGCCGAGCAGCTGGGCCGCATCCTGGACATGGAGCGCACCGAGCTGACCTTCAACGACCGGTGGCTGGGGGCCATGACCTTCGCCGACGTGGTGCGCCTGGCCGCCAAGTACACGGTGGCGCGCATGCTGGAGCGGGACGACTTCGCCCAGCGCTACCGGCAGGGGCGGCCCATCGCGATCCACGAGTTCCTCTACCCCTTGGCGCAGGCCTACGACTCGGTGGCCGTGCGGGCCGACGTGGAGCTGGGCGGCACCGACCAGAAGTTCAACCTGCTGGTGGGCCGCGAGATCCAGCGCGAGTACGGCCAGGAGCCCCAGGTGGCGCTGCTCATGCCGCTGCTGGAGGGCACCGACGGCAGGGACAAGATGTCCAAGTCGCTGGGGAACTACATCGGCATCGCCGAGCCGCCGGGCGAGATGTTCGGCAAGACCATGTCCATCCCCGACCCGCTGATCGTCAAGTACATGGTCCTGGCCACCGACCTGGACATGGACGAGATCCGTCGCCTGGAGCGGGGCATGGCGGAGGGGACCGTCAACCCCCGGGACGCGAAGCTGCGGCTGGCCCACGCCGTGGTGCGCATGTACCACGGGAAGGCAGCGGCCGACGCGGCCCAGGAGGAGTTCCTCCGCGTGTTCAGCCGCCACGAGCTGCCCGCCGCGATGCCCGAGGTCACCCTGCCCGCCCCGCGGCTCGACGCCGTGCGCCTGTTGCGGGTGGCCGGGATGGCGCCCTCCAACAGCGAGGCGCGCCGGCTGATCGAGCAGGGGGCGGTGCGCCTGGACGGCCGGCGCATCACCGACCCCCACGCGGCGCTGGCCCCCGCCGACGGCGCCGTGCTGCAGGTGGGCAAGCGGCGGTTCGCAAGGCTGCGCCTGCCCGGCGGCGCATAGACATAGCCCGGGACCGCGTGTCGCGCCGGTTGGCGCCGGTCCCGGGATGGTGACGCCCGTGGCCTACGTGCGCCGGAGGAACCGGCGGGGGTGGGGCTGGCCGCCGCGGATCCGCCCCGGCCGGTGGACGCTCCTGGTGGTGGCGGTCCTGGGTGGCTTGTGGATGGTCTGGGCGGTGGAGCGGGCCCTGGCCCCCGCCCTGATGGCCGCCGCCCGCCGGGAGGCCGAGATCCGGGCGGTGGAGGCGATCGCCGCCGCCGTGGAGGCGGAGGTCGCGGGCCGTTACCGCCCCGAGGACGTGGTGCGGGTCCAGTACGACGGCGGCCGCCCCGTGTTCGTCCAGGTCAACACGCCGCTGATCGTGGACATCCAGGCCCGGGTCATGCGCGCGGTCCAGGACCGGCTGGACGCCCTGCGCGACGACCCCGTGGCGATCCCGCTGGGTGCGTTCCTGGGCACCGAGCTGCTGGCCGGGCGAGGCCCGGCCATCGACGTCCGCATCCTCCCCCTCGGTCGCGTCGACGTGGACGTGGAGAGCCGGTTCGACGGCGCCGGGATCAACCAGGTCCGGCATCGCGTGGTCCTGGTGATCCGCACCGCCGTGCGGGTCGTCATCCCCCTCTACGGCGACACCGTCCCCGTCCAGGTGCCGGTG
The sequence above is drawn from the Thermaerobacter sp. FW80 genome and encodes:
- the yunB gene encoding sporulation protein YunB, producing MAYVRRRNRRGWGWPPRIRPGRWTLLVVAVLGGLWMVWAVERALAPALMAAARREAEIRAVEAIAAAVEAEVAGRYRPEDVVRVQYDGGRPVFVQVNTPLIVDIQARVMRAVQDRLDALRDDPVAIPLGAFLGTELLAGRGPAIDVRILPLGRVDVDVESRFDGAGINQVRHRVVLVIRTAVRVVIPLYGDTVPVQVPVPLVETVIPGEVPPWIAPWPGTAPGSGGGAGAAAGS
- a CDS encoding PBP1A family penicillin-binding protein; protein product: MAGYPHGSGAGGRGPRRRNPWWRRVRWMRLFLFLVFLFGISGTMLAAGFMVGAVRAMGPITALRPQVAQTSFIYDRHGELLTEIQGPENRIVVPLERIPEHVRNAFIAIEDERFYEHFGVDPIGIARAVINNLRGGHLQGASTITQQLARSAFLTQERTWRRKIQEAILAIELERRFTKDEILEMYLNQIYFGNGAYGIQAASYTYFGKPVEELTIAEAAVLAGIPKNPSAYPPPPIPDPGEEPSKEDRERAEHGRWKERQRLVLAKMRQLGYITEEQYQAALEEDVLANRPKVNTQSPRPDQDVFGHVVDYIIEETERVLAEQLRATHGLDAAAAQARARELLYQGGLRIHSTVDPELQRAAYRAQQEHLRALGYPMPTPDDPNRGPQAAAVLIDVENAQIVAMVGGRSYEKPLGGRDWNFAEDSRRGLGSATKPLTAYGPALAAGYTPATAVDDVAVAVPSGGGTHVIANFEPRYFGYTPFRFGLKRSINTVAVRAVQLVGVDQAWEFGRRLGLPLVDRDRDVAPLALGSFTEGVSPLQVADAYATLARGGVREPAYIVAEIRDAQGRVLYRHQSQKEAVVDERVAYLLADMMREVMEPHRFPTDSRLYRPSTGTGYSVHNNYFRRPAAGKTGTNDDRDVWFVGFTPQYAAAVWVGYAVPDKETGRLPANASGARVPGPIWGRIMAAAHQGKPVRWFDPPDGIVTATVCANTGLLPGPHCPEDMRYREVFAAGSQPTQAEDLWVTLPVCAENPELVYAPGCACTPTEKAFFNRPRAEVPTGYPQPRDYALRPPDPTKASCTTAPAFQRDRAPNEIWLTPEGPVPGELAVTGEPGGTATIRITDVAGRDHRVTVPLPDRQIQVAASQSVDVPLTLPAEPGDHEFRVTATSAAPDGGTTTMVVRLRVTVRGAQPEPGGDQGEPGAGGDEGGRGRGPGGGGVAATVTVRLAGPATQLLAPGGPLRVTAGQAVQLVIADGLGQPHEGVRVSINGRPAPGEGRRINVPAGQQVTLTLTFRQPGRYEVVIDHSDPQHPGERARVVVEAVPAQGEGGGGGDGEDEAAGGQAVLPLGPGAWRVDWDRWWAGLTRRAA
- the tyrS gene encoding tyrosine--tRNA ligase gives rise to the protein MARRAETALSPREQLEVLRRGAAEIVTENELLRKLERSVRTGRPLRVKLGLDPTAPDLHLGHTVVLRKLRQFQDLGHQVVLIIGDFTGRIGDPTGKSVTRPQLTEEQVRENARTYAEQLGRILDMERTELTFNDRWLGAMTFADVVRLAAKYTVARMLERDDFAQRYRQGRPIAIHEFLYPLAQAYDSVAVRADVELGGTDQKFNLLVGREIQREYGQEPQVALLMPLLEGTDGRDKMSKSLGNYIGIAEPPGEMFGKTMSIPDPLIVKYMVLATDLDMDEIRRLERGMAEGTVNPRDAKLRLAHAVVRMYHGKAAADAAQEEFLRVFSRHELPAAMPEVTLPAPRLDAVRLLRVAGMAPSNSEARRLIEQGAVRLDGRRITDPHAALAPADGAVLQVGKRRFARLRLPGGA